A single Mycobacteriales bacterium DNA region contains:
- a CDS encoding N,N-dimethylformamidase beta subunit family domain-containing protein, with protein MSVAVHPLRRTVPEYDQPGDSHWRVTRPGPLLAVNGYLDRTTVMPGDAVQLFAASTNAAIRADVFRMGWYAGKLARRVAGFERVIVPRPSEPALDPATRTITAGWSPVLRFGTGGWTPGAYLIRLRCDDGERHVPFILTSPRTLGAPVVVHSTATWQAYNTWGGYSLYQGPGGPADYDNRAYVVSFARPFDGNGAQRFLDSELGVVALIERLRLPVAHTTSEQLDLDPQRLDGATAVISLGHDEYWTPTMRERVTTARDRGVNVAFLGANACFRRIRLERSRPTGDRDVVCYKTDYQLDPDYGVDNAAVTNDYREPPDPDPECTLTGTYYEAYPTSASYTVYSPDSWLFGDVKVETGEEFPGLIGPEYDRVNPVVPLPRPMQVLSHSRLTCKGIHSFSDSAYYTRPSGAGVFNAGTMSWVHGLAGSQGQLSRRTTRLVTAVTSRLLTEFAKGPALERGLEAHDNLDAVHPWVGDPTYLRHNLW; from the coding sequence ATGTCGGTCGCCGTCCACCCGTTGCGCCGTACGGTCCCGGAGTACGACCAGCCGGGCGACTCGCACTGGCGGGTGACCAGACCGGGGCCACTGTTGGCCGTCAACGGTTACCTCGACCGCACGACCGTCATGCCCGGCGATGCCGTGCAGCTGTTCGCAGCGTCCACCAACGCCGCCATTCGGGCCGACGTCTTCAGGATGGGGTGGTACGCCGGCAAGCTGGCCCGCCGCGTCGCCGGTTTCGAGCGTGTCATCGTGCCGCGGCCGTCCGAGCCGGCGCTGGATCCGGCCACGCGGACCATCACCGCCGGGTGGAGTCCGGTTCTGCGATTCGGGACCGGTGGTTGGACACCCGGTGCATATCTGATCCGGCTGCGCTGTGACGACGGTGAGCGGCACGTGCCGTTCATCCTCACCTCGCCGCGCACGCTGGGTGCGCCCGTTGTCGTGCACTCGACCGCCACCTGGCAGGCCTACAACACCTGGGGCGGCTACAGCCTCTACCAAGGTCCGGGCGGCCCGGCCGACTACGACAACCGCGCGTACGTCGTCAGCTTCGCCCGACCGTTCGACGGAAACGGCGCGCAGCGCTTCCTCGACAGCGAGCTTGGTGTGGTCGCGCTGATCGAGCGGCTGCGGTTGCCGGTCGCACACACGACCAGCGAGCAGCTCGACCTCGACCCGCAACGGCTCGACGGCGCTACCGCGGTGATCTCGCTTGGCCACGACGAGTACTGGACGCCGACGATGCGGGAGCGGGTGACGACGGCTCGCGACCGCGGCGTCAACGTCGCGTTTCTCGGCGCAAACGCCTGCTTCCGACGGATCCGGCTCGAGCGCAGCCGGCCCACCGGCGACCGGGACGTCGTGTGTTACAAGACCGACTACCAGCTCGACCCCGACTACGGCGTCGACAACGCCGCGGTGACGAATGACTACCGCGAACCTCCGGACCCGGATCCGGAGTGCACACTGACCGGCACGTATTACGAGGCCTACCCGACATCCGCGTCGTACACCGTGTACTCCCCGGACAGCTGGCTGTTCGGAGACGTGAAGGTGGAGACCGGCGAGGAGTTTCCCGGGCTGATCGGGCCAGAGTACGACCGGGTCAACCCGGTCGTACCGCTGCCGCGACCGATGCAGGTCCTGTCGCACTCCCGGTTGACCTGCAAGGGCATTCACAGCTTCAGTGATTCCGCCTACTACACGCGCCCTAGCGGAGCAGGGGTCTTCAACGCCGGAACCATGAGCTGGGTGCACGGCTTGGCCGGCAGCCAGGGGCAACTGAGTCGGCGCACCACCCGGCTCGTCACGGCGGTCACGTCGCGGCTGCTCACCGAGTTCGCCAAAGGGCCGGCGCTCGAACGCGGTCTCGAGGCTCACGACAACCTCGACGCGGTGCATCCGTGGGTGGGTGACCCGACCTACCTGCGCCACAACCTCTGGTGA
- a CDS encoding SAM-dependent methyltransferase has protein sequence MTVSLAPSYFEQMYADSADPWSLASRWYEQRKYALTVASLRRERYRRGFEPGCSIGVLSKALAARCDELIATDVVPQAVEIAGRRVAASPHVHVRELAVPRQWPDGRFDLLVISELGYYLSHSELGGLVERAASSLEPDGDLVVVHWRHEVPDYPLTGDDVHAAFRSAGGLQLVAAHEETDFRLDVFAPLGAPSVAEREGLV, from the coding sequence ATGACCGTGAGCCTTGCGCCTTCCTACTTCGAGCAGATGTACGCCGACAGCGCCGACCCGTGGTCATTGGCAAGTCGCTGGTACGAGCAGCGCAAGTACGCGCTGACCGTGGCCAGCCTGCGGCGCGAACGGTACCGGCGCGGGTTCGAACCCGGCTGCTCGATCGGGGTCCTCAGCAAAGCCCTTGCCGCGCGATGCGACGAGCTGATCGCCACGGATGTCGTTCCGCAGGCCGTCGAGATCGCCGGCCGTCGGGTGGCGGCATCGCCCCACGTCCACGTGCGTGAACTCGCCGTGCCGCGCCAGTGGCCTGACGGCCGGTTCGACCTGCTCGTTATCAGCGAGCTGGGCTACTACCTGTCTCACTCAGAGCTCGGCGGACTGGTCGAACGGGCGGCGAGCAGCCTGGAGCCCGACGGCGACCTCGTCGTCGTGCACTGGCGCCATGAAGTTCCGGACTACCCCCTGACCGGTGACGACGTCCACGCGGCCTTCCGATCCGCCGGTGGGTTGCAACTCGTGGCCGCTCATGAAGAGACCGACTTCCGGCTCGACGTCTTCGCCCCGTTGGGCGCACCGTCCGTCGCCGAGCGGGAAGGACTGGTCTGA
- the ugpC gene encoding sn-glycerol-3-phosphate ABC transporter ATP-binding protein UgpC: MTLEHVSKVYPNGTHAVSDLSIDIGDGEFLVLVGPSGCGKTTALRMVAGLEDISDGVVRVGDRVVNDDSPRDRDIAMVFQNYALYPHMTVAENIGFSLQLRKLPKQAVRQRVESAAEVLGLTEHLDRKPSQLSGGQRQRVAMGRAIVREPSAFLMDEPLSNLDAKLRVQMRGEISRIQRRLGVATMYVTHDQTEAMTMGDRVAVLRDGRLQQCDAPQVLYDHPANTFVAAFIGSPAMNLYKATISEDGSSAQLGSQRLDLPPALRQDPALAPYRNQPVIIGFRGENMHEANGDATSRGNLLTATVELVESLGSEHLVHFQIDAERVQTSDAMTATTSADEAASLRAGDIGAATLSDGIARTPPNSTIKPGTTASFVIDPDGLRLFDEESGRAIRST, from the coding sequence GTGACGTTGGAACACGTGTCGAAGGTCTATCCCAACGGAACCCACGCGGTGAGCGACCTGTCGATCGACATCGGGGACGGGGAGTTCCTCGTCCTGGTCGGCCCGTCGGGATGCGGCAAGACCACTGCGCTGCGGATGGTCGCCGGTCTCGAGGACATCTCGGACGGCGTTGTGCGAGTGGGTGACCGGGTCGTCAACGACGACTCACCTCGCGACCGCGACATCGCCATGGTGTTCCAGAACTACGCGCTTTACCCCCACATGACGGTCGCCGAGAACATCGGCTTCTCCCTTCAGCTGCGCAAGCTGCCGAAGCAGGCGGTCCGACAGCGGGTCGAGTCGGCCGCGGAGGTCCTCGGCCTGACCGAACATCTCGACCGCAAGCCGAGCCAGCTCTCGGGCGGCCAGCGTCAGCGCGTCGCCATGGGCCGGGCGATCGTACGGGAGCCTTCGGCATTCCTGATGGACGAGCCGTTGTCGAACCTCGATGCCAAGCTCCGCGTACAGATGCGCGGCGAGATCTCCCGGATCCAACGTCGGCTCGGTGTCGCCACGATGTACGTGACCCACGACCAGACCGAAGCCATGACGATGGGTGACCGCGTCGCCGTCCTACGCGACGGCAGGCTTCAGCAATGCGACGCCCCGCAGGTTCTCTACGACCACCCGGCGAACACCTTCGTCGCGGCGTTCATCGGGTCGCCGGCGATGAACCTCTACAAGGCGACCATCAGCGAGGACGGCAGCAGCGCACAGCTCGGGTCCCAACGGCTCGACCTACCCCCGGCGCTCCGCCAGGACCCCGCGCTGGCGCCCTACCGCAACCAACCGGTGATCATCGGCTTCCGTGGCGAGAACATGCACGAGGCGAACGGAGACGCGACTTCGCGCGGAAACCTGCTGACGGCGACTGTCGAGCTCGTCGAGTCGCTCGGCTCCGAGCACCTGGTGCACTTCCAGATCGATGCCGAGCGGGTGCAGACCTCCGATGCCATGACGGCGACGACCTCCGCGGACGAGGCAGCTTCGCTCCGCGCCGGCGACATCGGGGCGGCCACGCTGTCCGACGGAATTGCCCGCACTCCGCCCAACAGCACGATCAAGCCGGGCACGACGGCGAGCTTCGTCATCGATCCCGATGGCCTGCGTCTGTTCGACGAAGAGAGCGGACGGGCAATCCGGAGCACCTGA
- a CDS encoding PIG-L family deacetylase: protein MTIDVNRPRTDERHWRAWLTATALAPVQLPAPGRRILVVAAHPDDEVLGVGGLLHRLAGQHPIAIVWATDGEASHPGSSVVRPEALAVIRRQESQRALASLDVVPVESHHLGLPDGRLFECRDNLAAALRRLVAPGDLVLSTWREDRHPDHETVGAVTSGLGVECWQFPIWMWQWAEPADRMVPWRHARCVPAIDGAAKATAIACFTSQTEALGPEPADAAILPPHVVERFVRPFEVVFVE from the coding sequence GTGACGATCGACGTCAACCGTCCGCGCACGGATGAGCGGCATTGGCGGGCATGGCTGACGGCTACCGCTCTCGCGCCGGTTCAGCTGCCGGCGCCGGGCCGACGGATCCTCGTGGTCGCCGCCCACCCGGACGACGAGGTGCTCGGCGTGGGCGGGCTGCTCCACCGGCTGGCGGGACAGCATCCCATCGCCATCGTGTGGGCCACGGACGGCGAGGCGTCACACCCGGGCTCGTCGGTCGTGCGGCCCGAAGCCCTGGCCGTCATCCGGCGTCAGGAATCCCAGCGCGCGCTCGCGTCCCTTGACGTCGTACCGGTCGAGAGCCACCACCTCGGCTTGCCGGACGGACGTCTCTTCGAGTGCCGGGACAATCTCGCCGCTGCGCTGCGCCGGCTGGTCGCACCCGGCGACCTCGTGCTCAGTACGTGGCGGGAGGACCGGCATCCCGACCACGAGACGGTCGGTGCAGTCACTTCCGGGCTGGGCGTCGAGTGCTGGCAATTCCCGATCTGGATGTGGCAATGGGCGGAGCCGGCGGATCGGATGGTGCCGTGGCGTCATGCCCGGTGCGTGCCCGCCATCGATGGTGCGGCGAAAGCGACGGCGATCGCCTGCTTCACCAGCCAGACCGAGGCACTCGGTCCAGAGCCCGCGGATGCCGCGATCCTGCCGCCGCACGTCGTCGAGCGGTTCGTCCGGCCGTTTGAGGTCGTGTTCGTCGAATGA
- a CDS encoding glycosyltransferase → MPSITAVAVIIPARDEEELLPACLDAVAASARVVDVPVHVVVALDSCRDGTAGIVRARPWVTSVELDAGSVGAARAAAAATALTVCGEHGPEELWLACTDADSTVPVDWLSTQLQLAADGWEVTVGTVDVDDWSGHPDDARRAWRDGYQPVEHHPHIHGANLGLTAAAYLAAGGFPPLPLGEDVALVGRLAGRRVIRTASHGVLTSARTSPRASGGFGDYLRSVAG, encoded by the coding sequence ATGCCGTCGATCACCGCGGTTGCGGTCATCATTCCGGCTCGCGACGAGGAGGAGCTGCTCCCCGCCTGCCTGGACGCCGTTGCCGCGTCAGCTCGCGTGGTCGACGTGCCAGTGCATGTGGTCGTCGCGCTCGACAGCTGCCGGGATGGAACTGCCGGTATCGTCCGCGCCCGCCCATGGGTCACGTCGGTCGAACTCGATGCCGGAAGCGTCGGAGCGGCACGCGCGGCCGCTGCCGCCACGGCTCTGACGGTCTGCGGGGAGCACGGCCCCGAAGAGCTGTGGCTGGCATGCACGGATGCGGACTCGACAGTGCCCGTGGACTGGCTGTCGACCCAGCTTCAGCTGGCCGCCGATGGCTGGGAGGTGACGGTCGGCACGGTCGATGTCGATGACTGGTCCGGCCATCCCGACGACGCCCGTCGTGCATGGCGCGACGGCTACCAACCGGTCGAGCACCATCCGCACATTCATGGCGCGAACCTCGGACTCACTGCGGCGGCGTACCTGGCGGCCGGCGGGTTCCCGCCACTTCCACTCGGTGAGGATGTCGCGCTGGTCGGTCGGCTTGCCGGTCGGCGGGTGATCCGGACCGCCAGCCACGGCGTGCTGACCAGCGCACGCACCTCGCCCCGGGCTTCGGGTGGGTTCGGCGACTACCTGCGATCGGTGGCGGGTTGA
- a CDS encoding GAF and ANTAR domain-containing protein, translating to MAAPSVPGNLADLIRRLGDEHDEETLLKHVIEVVVSEVPGADYAGITVVDETAMFTYAPSDELVRQIDKAQYATRQGPCLDAARPDKSVVVVVDDMQSEPRWPEFTRHALTYGIRSMKCFHLFTELQAIGALNLYSREAGAFRASADQVGELLAAHAAATMAASRVRANLLVALDSRDVIGQAKGILMERHRIGADQAFQLLIAMSQRTQRKLRDVAEELTETGTVVLGEGSQA from the coding sequence GTGGCGGCACCCTCGGTTCCCGGCAACCTCGCCGATCTGATTCGCCGGCTCGGTGACGAGCACGACGAAGAAACCTTGCTGAAGCACGTCATCGAGGTGGTCGTCTCCGAAGTGCCCGGCGCCGACTACGCCGGCATCACGGTGGTCGACGAGACGGCGATGTTCACCTACGCCCCGTCCGACGAGTTGGTGCGACAGATCGACAAGGCGCAGTACGCGACCCGCCAGGGCCCGTGCCTGGATGCCGCGAGACCCGACAAGTCGGTCGTCGTCGTCGTTGACGACATGCAGAGCGAGCCGCGATGGCCGGAGTTCACACGGCATGCGCTGACCTATGGCATCCGGTCGATGAAGTGCTTCCACCTGTTCACCGAGTTGCAGGCGATCGGGGCGCTGAATCTCTACTCGCGGGAGGCCGGCGCGTTCCGCGCGTCGGCCGACCAGGTCGGTGAGCTGCTGGCCGCACACGCTGCAGCCACCATGGCCGCCAGCCGGGTCCGCGCCAACCTGCTGGTGGCCCTCGACAGCAGGGACGTCATCGGCCAGGCGAAGGGGATCTTGATGGAGCGGCACAGGATCGGTGCCGACCAGGCCTTCCAGCTGCTCATCGCAATGTCGCAACGCACTCAGCGCAAGCTTCGCGATGTGGCGGAGGAGCTGACAGAGACCGGGACCGTTGTCCTCGGAGAAGGTTCGCAGGCATAA
- a CDS encoding MFS transporter, which produces MSESGHRVATRRSGPLADSYPAAVVLVVVALAPYLMLTAAVLPLSTVLATSVGLSKESFTIVLSMSDAAYAFGTVLAVQFAQHLRPRRMLVRYAVLLVVASVLAVWAPTGAVFAAGFVGQGLCTSLLLIAAVPPLVIGWPARKVPVTASFMNLCIFGAVALGPTIGALLADAKQWRPLFIAVVVSSTSTVLFALLTFQDDDPADRSAPWDIVAVVLAAVACAAAFFGVGLLEGRLSATVATIGPLAGGVLALVILVIHQYRARQPLTPVRLLATTMPTVGLLTALLASAAGFGLMELLLQYLKSVTSPLHIAALFAPEFGAAVLVAGAFGLVLPTRGIAVFALSGLVLLVASAVVCHVIVAGGAEDLAYAATTLIGLGLAASVSPALFLAGLSLRSVQIQRVFALIELLRGVAAFVTAPLLVFVVSVVGSSPQSGLQVGVWVCLLLAAGGGVVAGTTLIAGGGGLPRPDIEEWQERDNPAWISPPLFDAVRSHPRHARERGHTSAQPQRSGEEPVPAASGTRGP; this is translated from the coding sequence GTGAGCGAGTCGGGACATCGGGTCGCGACCCGTCGATCCGGCCCGCTGGCCGATAGCTATCCGGCGGCGGTCGTGCTCGTCGTCGTTGCGCTTGCGCCGTACCTCATGCTCACGGCGGCGGTGCTGCCGTTGAGCACTGTGCTTGCAACAAGCGTGGGGTTGAGCAAAGAGAGCTTCACGATCGTTCTATCGATGTCGGATGCTGCGTACGCGTTCGGCACCGTGCTCGCTGTGCAGTTCGCCCAGCATCTGCGGCCGCGGCGGATGCTCGTGCGCTACGCGGTTCTCTTGGTGGTGGCCTCGGTGCTCGCGGTCTGGGCGCCCACCGGCGCGGTGTTTGCGGCCGGCTTCGTCGGACAAGGGCTCTGCACCAGCCTGCTCCTCATCGCAGCGGTGCCTCCGCTGGTCATCGGTTGGCCGGCACGAAAGGTGCCGGTGACGGCGTCGTTCATGAACCTATGCATCTTCGGCGCCGTCGCACTCGGCCCCACGATCGGGGCTTTGCTTGCCGACGCCAAGCAGTGGAGACCGTTGTTCATTGCGGTTGTCGTCTCCAGCACGAGCACGGTGCTGTTCGCGCTCCTCACGTTCCAGGACGATGACCCGGCCGACCGTAGCGCTCCGTGGGACATCGTTGCCGTGGTTCTCGCCGCCGTCGCGTGCGCCGCGGCCTTCTTCGGTGTCGGACTGCTTGAGGGCCGGTTGTCGGCGACGGTGGCAACGATCGGGCCGCTCGCCGGCGGGGTGCTCGCCCTCGTGATCCTCGTCATTCATCAATACCGTGCGCGCCAGCCGCTCACCCCGGTCCGGCTGCTTGCGACGACGATGCCGACGGTGGGCTTGTTGACGGCGTTGCTGGCGAGCGCCGCGGGGTTCGGCCTCATGGAGCTTCTGCTTCAGTACCTGAAGTCGGTGACCAGTCCGCTGCATATCGCGGCACTGTTCGCTCCGGAGTTCGGTGCTGCAGTGCTGGTGGCTGGTGCCTTCGGCCTGGTGTTGCCGACCAGAGGCATCGCTGTGTTCGCCCTGTCCGGTCTCGTCCTCCTCGTCGCGTCGGCAGTTGTGTGCCATGTGATCGTGGCCGGTGGCGCCGAGGACCTTGCCTATGCAGCGACCACCTTGATCGGGCTGGGCCTTGCCGCCTCGGTGTCACCCGCGCTGTTCCTCGCCGGTTTGTCGCTGCGATCCGTGCAGATCCAGCGGGTCTTCGCCCTGATCGAGCTGTTGCGCGGCGTGGCGGCATTCGTCACCGCGCCGTTGCTGGTCTTCGTCGTATCGGTCGTTGGAAGCTCGCCGCAGTCCGGCCTGCAGGTGGGTGTCTGGGTGTGCCTGCTGCTAGCCGCCGGCGGCGGGGTCGTTGCGGGTACGACACTGATCGCCGGCGGCGGCGGCTTGCCCCGACCGGACATCGAGGAGTGGCAGGAGCGCGACAACCCCGCCTGGATCTCGCCCCCGTTGTTCGACGCGGTCAGGTCTCATCCACGGCACGCGCGCGAACGGGGACACACGTCGGCGCAGCCGCAGCGCTCGGGCGAGGAGCCGGTGCCCGCGGCGTCGGGCACGAGAGGCCCTTAG
- a CDS encoding STAS domain-containing protein → MDSDFSIDIDHPSGALATVRGQLDIATAPALRDALLSLINEGATDLVVDLEGVSFVDSTGLGVLVSATKRVQSKGGSMTVICTRPQTLKVLKITGLESIFAVRDTLPAALRIDATDPIEPGGLMTGRDES, encoded by the coding sequence ATGGACTCTGACTTCAGCATCGACATCGACCATCCTTCGGGCGCACTGGCAACCGTGCGCGGTCAGCTGGACATCGCGACCGCGCCGGCGTTGAGAGATGCCCTTCTCAGCTTGATCAACGAGGGTGCCACAGACCTCGTTGTGGACCTCGAAGGCGTCTCGTTCGTCGACAGCACGGGACTCGGCGTGTTGGTCAGCGCTACCAAGCGGGTGCAGTCAAAGGGCGGGAGCATGACTGTCATCTGCACGCGACCGCAGACGTTGAAGGTGCTGAAGATCACGGGCCTGGAGTCGATCTTCGCCGTTCGGGACACGCTCCCGGCAGCGCTGCGCATCGACGCCACCGACCCCATAGAACCGGGCGGTCTCATGACCGGCCGAGACGAGAGCTAA
- a CDS encoding STAS domain-containing protein: MVLRLDVREQSILTATGELDIATAPAFREALLTLIAAGHARVVVDLDSVTFMDSTGLGVLASANKRMRSEGRELLVVCHRPEILRLFSITGLHSFFTVRNGDDRPIPPPPEHGRRHREHPGLNGGTVSS; this comes from the coding sequence ATGGTCCTGAGGCTCGACGTCCGGGAGCAGTCGATCCTCACCGCGACCGGTGAGTTGGACATCGCAACGGCGCCGGCCTTCCGGGAGGCACTTCTCACCCTGATCGCGGCCGGTCATGCCCGGGTGGTCGTCGACCTCGACAGCGTGACGTTCATGGACAGCACCGGCCTCGGCGTTCTCGCGAGTGCCAACAAGCGGATGCGGTCGGAAGGACGCGAGCTGCTCGTCGTCTGCCACCGCCCCGAGATTCTGCGGCTGTTCAGCATCACCGGGTTGCATTCGTTCTTCACGGTGCGCAACGGCGACGACCGCCCGATCCCGCCGCCGCCCGAGCACGGGCGTCGGCACCGCGAGCATCCCGGTCTCAACGGCGGCACGGTCTCGTCATGA
- a CDS encoding DUF1360 domain-containing protein, with amino-acid sequence MTAVERIKHRYEHGSDRPLGSFLILLTIYSSSVSAAAGVLRHKGRRLPAEFPLRDVALGMVATHKASRLLAKDPVSSPFRAPFTEFEGQSGESEVSEKVVGTGFSHAVGELVTCPFCLDMWVATAFVLGYVANPRLARTAATVLTVVTGADLLQFGYDALQRVAS; translated from the coding sequence ATGACTGCTGTTGAGCGGATAAAGCACAGGTACGAGCACGGTTCTGACCGCCCGCTCGGATCGTTCCTGATCCTGCTCACGATCTACAGCTCGAGCGTGTCGGCGGCAGCGGGTGTGCTGCGACACAAGGGGCGCCGGCTCCCCGCCGAGTTTCCGTTGCGGGACGTCGCCCTCGGAATGGTCGCCACCCACAAGGCCTCGCGGCTGCTCGCCAAGGACCCGGTGTCGAGCCCGTTCCGCGCGCCTTTCACCGAGTTCGAAGGGCAGAGCGGCGAGTCGGAAGTCTCCGAGAAGGTGGTCGGGACCGGATTCAGCCATGCCGTCGGTGAACTGGTGACCTGCCCGTTCTGCCTCGACATGTGGGTGGCCACCGCATTCGTGCTCGGTTACGTCGCGAACCCCCGGCTGGCCCGAACCGCTGCAACCGTTCTCACCGTGGTTACTGGTGCCGACCTGCTGCAGTTCGGCTATGACGCACTTCAGCGAGTCGCGAGCTGA
- a CDS encoding Rieske 2Fe-2S domain-containing protein, with the protein MSISDVLARLTARIETASRLDPAAGKLHTAGDVALASPAARDALAGRAIGHPLHPILVQLTGGSLMSATALDLIGGSKARPAARRLIGLGLLSAVPSALAGLSDWLDTEGAERRVGVVHAGTNTVALGAYLVSFASRSRGHRGRPSAAIGIAALCVGGWLGGHLSFGLGVGVDTTAFQTGPTDWEDVAAVEEVTDELRQVVADGVALVLSRIDGEVVALADRCTHRGGPLSDGERDGDCVICPWHGSRFSLRTGDVKQGPAVRPQPVYETRERNGRIEVRRTEARALRRNPVGT; encoded by the coding sequence GTGTCGATCAGTGACGTACTGGCGCGGCTAACCGCGCGAATCGAAACCGCGAGCCGGCTTGATCCCGCGGCCGGAAAGCTGCACACCGCAGGCGATGTCGCGCTGGCATCACCGGCCGCCCGGGATGCGCTGGCCGGACGAGCCATCGGTCATCCGCTTCATCCGATCCTCGTGCAGCTCACCGGCGGGTCGCTGATGAGCGCGACCGCGCTCGACCTCATCGGTGGCAGCAAAGCGCGTCCGGCCGCCCGGCGGCTGATCGGCCTCGGCCTGCTCAGTGCAGTTCCCAGTGCACTCGCCGGCCTGTCCGACTGGCTGGACACCGAGGGCGCGGAGCGCCGGGTCGGCGTCGTGCACGCGGGGACTAACACCGTGGCACTCGGCGCTTATCTCGTCTCGTTTGCAAGCCGCTCGCGCGGTCACCGCGGCCGGCCAAGCGCCGCGATCGGCATCGCGGCGCTCTGCGTCGGTGGCTGGCTCGGCGGTCACCTGTCGTTCGGTCTCGGCGTGGGCGTGGACACGACGGCGTTCCAGACCGGCCCGACCGACTGGGAGGACGTGGCCGCGGTCGAGGAAGTCACGGATGAGCTGCGCCAGGTGGTGGCCGACGGCGTTGCGCTGGTGCTGAGCCGGATCGATGGCGAGGTGGTAGCGCTCGCCGACCGGTGCACGCATCGTGGCGGTCCGTTGAGCGACGGTGAACGCGACGGCGACTGCGTCATCTGCCCATGGCACGGCAGCCGGTTCAGCCTGCGCACCGGTGACGTCAAGCAGGGTCCCGCGGTTCGGCCGCAGCCGGTGTACGAGACCCGAGAGCGCAACGGACGGATCGAGGTACGCCGGACCGAGGCGCGTGCGCTTCGCCGCAACCCGGTAGGCACGTGA
- a CDS encoding SDR family oxidoreductase: protein MNSNGTAPNPGIAVVTGGSAGVGRAVVRELAASGWDVVVFARGQAGVDSAVQDVEDAGRRGRGFTIDVTDLEQLRVAAADVERELGPIDAWVNVAFVGALRYFWDTDPESFRRITDVTYFGQVNGTRVALELMRPRDRGVIVNVGSALAFRGIPLQSAYCGAKHAVKGFTESVRTELKSEQSQVHLGMVQLPGLNTPQFDWNDNAFDKHPQPVAPIFQPEAAARAIRFAVEHPRRNMWVGASTAYTILGNRLIPGVLDWYLGRSGVKGQLSDQPGPRHGANLFQPRDQHTDRGARGMFDRKAHPHDPWSGLAIAAGRVSSRLAEVRHSRTAAGRHQ, encoded by the coding sequence ATGAACAGCAACGGAACAGCGCCGAATCCGGGTATCGCGGTCGTGACGGGAGGTAGCGCGGGCGTCGGCCGAGCGGTGGTGCGTGAACTAGCCGCGAGCGGGTGGGACGTTGTGGTGTTCGCGCGCGGCCAGGCCGGCGTTGATTCCGCGGTGCAAGACGTGGAGGACGCCGGGCGGCGCGGTCGCGGCTTCACGATCGACGTCACTGACCTCGAGCAGCTGCGAGTCGCAGCCGCCGACGTCGAGCGGGAACTGGGTCCGATCGACGCCTGGGTGAACGTGGCCTTCGTAGGTGCGTTGCGCTATTTCTGGGACACCGATCCAGAGTCCTTCCGTCGCATCACCGATGTGACGTATTTCGGACAGGTTAACGGCACCAGGGTGGCCCTCGAGTTGATGCGTCCCCGAGATCGTGGCGTCATCGTCAATGTCGGTTCGGCGCTTGCCTTCCGCGGCATACCACTGCAGTCGGCGTACTGCGGTGCAAAGCATGCCGTGAAGGGTTTCACCGAGTCCGTGCGAACGGAGTTGAAGAGCGAGCAGAGCCAGGTGCATCTCGGAATGGTGCAGCTGCCCGGCCTCAACACTCCTCAGTTCGACTGGAACGACAACGCCTTTGACAAGCACCCCCAGCCGGTGGCGCCGATCTTCCAGCCGGAGGCGGCGGCACGGGCGATTCGGTTCGCGGTGGAGCATCCGCGGCGGAACATGTGGGTCGGCGCATCGACGGCGTACACCATTCTCGGCAACCGTCTGATTCCGGGCGTTCTCGACTGGTACCTCGGCCGCTCAGGTGTGAAGGGTCAGCTTTCGGACCAGCCTGGGCCGCGGCACGGCGCCAACCTGTTCCAGCCCCGCGACCAGCACACGGACCGCGGCGCGAGGGGCATGTTCGACCGCAAGGCACATCCGCACGACCCGTGGTCGGGGTTGGCGATCGCAGCTGGGCGGGTCAGCTCGCGACTCGCTGAAGTGCGTCATAGCCGAACTGCAGCAGGTCGGCACCAGTAA